DNA from Bradyrhizobium japonicum USDA 6:
GACGCCATCCCCGGCAAGATCCCGTCGAACGCACGCATCGCCAGCTACCTGCCGTTCGAATGGCTGCTGCCGAACGTCGACGTGCTCGTCACCAACGGCGGCTATGGCAGCGTCAACCAGGCCATGAGCTTCGGCATCCCGCTGGTCACCGCGGGGCTGACCGAAGACAAGGCCGACGTCAACGCGCGGGTCGCATGGTCCGGGGTCGGCATCAACCTGGCGACCAACGAACCGACACCGAAGGCGTTGCGCGACGCGGTGCGGACGGTGCTCGATCAATCCCGCTTCCAGTTGCGTGCCTCGCAGATCGCGGACGAATTCGCCGGGATCGACACGCGGTCCGAAATCCTCCGGGTCATCGGCGAGCTCGTGGCCGACGAGAGCTCGCACATCGGAGCGATGGCGGCAACCCGGGGGCGGCGCGCCGAACGGCGCGCGTAATCGCCGAACACGACGATGGAGGGCGGGCGACCGCGCCTCCATCACCTCATGCCCATCGATCAAGCCGGAACCGGAAATCCGTCCATGCAAATCGACCCCGCATCCTTCGCCTTCACGCTGCTGCTTGGTTTTCTGGCGGCCGTGCCCTATTCCGGCATCGACATCAATCTGCCGGCGCTGGCAGCGACCGGCGCGACGCTCGACGCCAGCGCGTCGGATGTCGGGCTGACCATGAGCGCCTTCATGCTCAGCCTCGCCACCGCGCCGCTGATCTACGGACCTATCTCCGACCGCCTGGGCCGCAAGCCGATTCTGGCATTCGGCCTCGTACTGTTCATCGCGGCAAGCCTTGCCTGCGCGAAAGCGTCCTCGCTGCCGGTTCTGTTGCTGGGCCGCTTCGTCCAGGGTATCGGCGCCGCCGCCACCGCAACGACCTTTGCCATCATTCGCGATCTCTTCGACGGCAACGCCGCGCGAGGCAAGATCGCCAACGTCATGGTCATGGTCAATGTCGCGACCGTGATCGCACCGACGGCCGGCGCCGCCCTGCTGGCGGTCGCCGGCTGGCGATCGATCTATGCCGCCCAGGCGGGGATCGGTCTCCTGCTGCTGGTCGTAGTGATGTTTCGCTTCGCGGAGACTGCGACGACCGACCGCTCCGGCCGTCTGGCGCTTTCGGCCGTCATCGACAGCTACCGCCAGGTGCTGACGCATCCGGTGTCGTTGCCTTTCATCCTGGTCGGCGCAGCGGGCGGCGCGACCGTGTTTGCCTACGTCACCGGCGCCTCGCTGTTCTTCGTCGGCGCCGTCGGACTGCGCCCCGAGCAATATGGCCTGATCTTCAGCGCATGCTCGGGGGCCGTCATGGTCGGCGCCTTTCTCGACGGCCAGCTCGGCCGGCGCGGCGTAGAGTCCGCCCGCATGCTCGCAACCGGGCTGACGCTGTCGGCCGCCGCCAGCACCGCCCTGCTCGCGATGACATTGGCCGGGTGGATGCCCACGTCACTCGTGGTTGCGCTGCTGATGACGGTCGCACTCGGCTTCGGGTTCAGCGTGCCGAACGTGATGAGCGCAACGATGCAGCGTCTCCCGGAGATCGCGGGCGCCGTCAGCGCCGCCGCCGGAAGCATTCAGCTGACCGCCGGCGCAATATCGAGCGGACTGGTCGCACTTCGCTTCGACGGGCGGACCGCGTTGTCGATGACGGCGGTGATGGCGGCAACGTCGCTGCTCGCCCTGGTTCTCTATCTGCTGGTCGCGCGCCCCGCCGAACGCCGCCTACCGTCGCAGACGATCGATCCCGGCGTGGCGGTCCGCAGCCCCACGAAGACCTGAGTTCGCCGGATCAGGCCGGCAGCCCGGCGCATCCTTCGGGTTGCCACAAGACTTGGGCGCAAGACTTGGGCGCAAGACTTGGGCGCAAGACTTGGGCGAGAGGGATCGAACCTCCGAATTGCGGAACCAAAACCCGTTTGATTGTTCGACTATTTCAATCCGAATTTGGAACAAGCGGCGTGGCCCGCCCCGCCCTTATTCTCGCCGCCATCATCATTCAGGAACGCGCGCAGGGGGCGGGCTCCTCCAGGGGGCAGTTCCCAAAGGTTCTGCGTGATCATCCGACAATTAGTGCAACACGAAGTGATTGCGTCCCGCCGTGCACTCCTTGGCGGGCTTGCGTCCTCAGCCTGCGTCGTCGCGCTGGGCGGATGCGCCAGCCTGGGTGCTACCGGTGCACGCTACGACGCTTCGTCGCTCTCGGTCGACCCTACGTTGCTCGTCGTAACCACGCGCAAGCCAGTGAGCGGCGCCCGGGCGAAGCCGTGGTTCGGGCCGGAGCGGGCTTCTACGATGACCGTCGCACGAGCGAAGCTTGTGGCGCCTGGCGACAGCCGTTTCTCTCTCGCTGCAGCCGGACTTGACGATTGGCGTCTTGATGGGGTCGAGCCGGTATCGGGCGATGTCGGCAGTCTTGTCGCGCAGGCCGGCGGCGGACCAGATGTTCTCATCTACGTGCACGGTTTCAAGCAGACGTTCGAGACAGCGGCGCTCGATGCCGCGCATCTCTCCGATGGCATCAGGTTCCGCGGCCAGACGATGGTGTTCTCCTGGCCCTCGAAGGCCGGACTGTTCGACTACGCCTATGACCGCGACAGCGCAATGTGGTCCCGCGATGGCTTTGAACGCGTGCTGCAATCCGTCGTGACGAGTTCGAGCGCCGGCCGCGTCCACATCGTCGCGCACAGCATGGGAACCATGCTGACACTCGAAAGCCTGCGCCAGCTCTATGCGCGATCCGGTGACGCCGTTGCGGGCAGGATCGGGGCCGTGGTGTTCGCCGCGCCGGACATCGACATGGACGTGTTCTCGTCGTCGATCAACCGCATCGGTCCGCTTTCCCGCAAGATCACCGTCATCGCCGCAACGAACGATCGCGCGCTGGCGCTGTCGGGACAAATCGCTGGCGGGATGACACGGGTCGGCGCTGCCGAGAAGACCGTCATCGAAGGGCTCGGGGTGCGCGTGGTCGATGCGTCCGAGGCAGGCTGGGGCGTTATCAACCACGACCTGTTCCTGTCGAATGCGGAGGTGCGCCAGGTGATCCGCCGCTCAATTGATAGCGTGGCCGCGTGAACCCGGGGTGGCGGAAACGATATCGCCGATGCAGAGGAATTTTGGGGCTAGCTCTGACATCCCGTTGACAGGTTCAATACCTTGAACAGGCCATCGAAAACACCCGACCGGCAGGGCTTGACCTCCGCGACCGGATTGGCGCGCTTGGCATTCACAATTGCCTTGGACGTTTCCTTGGACCTTCCCTGCCCAGGCCGAGGTCTGGGCAGCACGACCGCGAATTTTCTTCCGCTTGCGGTGCGCTGGTGTGGCGCGATGATCTTCAAAGGCTGTTGCGCAACAATCGCTGTTTGATCCGGCGGAGGCATCGGTTTGCTCACGGAGACCGGCTGCGGAGGCGCTTCAAATTGCATGTGCGGGATTTCGAGCCGGTCTGCCGTCGTTAGCGTATCGGCTGAGACGCGTAACCCGACGGTCGCCTGAACGGGCGGCGCGTTCACGGGCTTTGTCATGCGCGGCGCCGTCTCAAGCTCCATCACCGCGAGTGTACTGAAGCCAACGAGGATGAGAGCCGCCTTCATCTGATTTCACGCTTTCCGAGCGAGACGCCTCGTTCAAAGCCTGCCGAAAAATAAGCTCCCGTACATCGGCGACCAATTGCAGACATCCAATAAGGCGGCTTGGCGGCAGAACTGAACCAGCCGGCGCGGCCACGGGACAAGATCAGAGACAGGGTTAACGCGGGTCATGCGAACCGGCCCCTTATGCGGACTGCTCGTTGTCGCCCACCGACCGGCACCTGAGGGCCCCCCTCGAGCCTGCAATGTGCTAATCTGAGCCGGCACTCAGCCCGGACGCTGCACCGTGACCGATGGTCGTCACCTGGCATGGACCGAGGAAAGCCGCTTCCGCGGTGCGCTCGACGACGTGATCATCATCCCGCTTGTTGTTGTCACGCTCGCCACGAACAAGATCCTGCGCTTCGTTCTTGCGATCTTGATGCGGATGCTTGACTACGCCTTCCCTTTTGCGATGCAGATTGTCTGGCTTCCGCTGTTCGCGGCCAGGGTTGTCGGCGATGTCATCGTGACTGTCATCAATGGCGCGGTGCGCTTGCTTCCCCTCTCCGCGGCGAAGCGTCGGCAGTGGGGCAGATCGATTCGCCGAAACTGGTTGTGGTTCCGGCGCAAGATCAGCTATCGGGCGTTCGAGCAAGCTGTGCATGATGCCTTTGAAGGCGGCATGGCATGGGTGTTCAGAACATGCCGGCATCTCACGCCGAACGCCGCATTGCTCGTGATCCTGTGCGCGGTGCTTTGGCTGCCGATCTCTTTCGGGGCGGCAACGGCGATGCACGCGATATTGTTTGCCAAGGTCACGTCCTGGCCAGCCTGGATGCAACTCCTGCATCCGCTCGCAACGGTCATCGCGAAGAGCAAGCTTCTGGTGCTACCGGTCTATCCGGCAGCCTGGCCGCAGGCCAGAAAACATCCACTCGTTCAGCTCGTCTTCAGGGGCTACGACATCATCAAGCGCGTGCATGTGATCAGAAAGGTCGGCCTTCGCTATCGGCAGGCAGAGATCGCCGGGACGGCAGCGGTTGAGAGGCTCGAGCGCATCGCCGGCCTCACGTCGGCGGTGCGGTGGTTGCGCGAGGCACACGTCGCAGAACACCTCGGCGTCGAGAAGCCCACTCAGGAATTGCGTTCCTTCTTCGCGCGATGGTCCATCAAGTTCTCGGCTGAATATTACGAAGCGAAGGAACGGCAAGCCTTAGGTGTCCCTTCATCAAACAGCAGCAAGCCGCAAACGCCGAGTTGATCATCAATCGCCAACGGCCCCACCATCCCGCCGTCGCTGCCCGCTCTCTCTTCAACAAGCAACGGAGAAGGCGATTCGACGAGCAACATCAATTGGCTGGGGCGGGAGGGATCGAACCTCCGAATGGCGGAATCAAAATCAGTTTGATTTTCCAATGGTCTTACAGAGCATTTGGAAAAACGGCCCAAATGCCCTGCAGCAATATCAATAGCTTGCCGGCCGTTTCCAAATGAAGAAGGCACCTTCGCGGAGTGGATTCGTTCCGAAAGGCAGCAGTCCGGCGGCGATCAATCCGCCAAGCACTGCCGACAGCGAGTGAATCCACTCGCGGGTCAATTGATACGACAGGATCGTCGGATCGCCCGTGTATGTCGTCTCGTTGACGAAGAGCAGCGCGATTGACGTCATTCGGCATGCGAACGCCGGTTGACAGGAGATTGCCGAGGAAGCGCGCGACTATTTAGTGGAACGGCCAATAGAGCGGGGTGACAATAACCGTCACGATGAGTGTCCAGATCAGGACGACCAAGCCGAGGCGCCAAAAGTCACCGAACTTGTAGCCGCCCGGCCCGTAAACCATCAGGCTCACACCGTTGGCGAACGGGGTCAGGAAGGATGCGCTCGCTCCCATCGCCACGCTCATCACCATCGGCAGAGCCGACACGCCCATGTCGCCCGCCGCCGCGAACGCGATCGGCATCATCACCAGGGCTGTCGAAGTGTTGGAGATGAACTGCGTGATCAGGGTCGCCGCCATGAAGAGACCGACGAGCACGGCGACCGGACCGAAGTCGCCGAGCAGGTTGACGATCTGATTGCCGATCATCTCGGCGGCGCCACTCTTCTCCATGGCGCGCGCTGGCGCGATCATGGCGCCGATCAATAGAACAGTGTTCCAGTCGATGCCGCGATAGATCTGCGGCAGGCGCACAACGCCTGTGATCACCATGAGGCATGCGCACAGGAAACACGCGATCGGCGCCGGCGTGATGTTGAAGACCAGGAGCACGACCAGCAGCGCCAGGATCGCGAACACGCGCTTCGTGCCCCGGCCGAGCGCCACCGCCTGCGTACGAACCTGGTCGGGCGAGTCGATGACCAGCAGCTGCGCACTGGAGAGGTAGCGCTCCAGGGCGGGCCAGCTGCCCTGCAGCAGCAGGTGGTCGCCCGAGCGGAGGGTGAGCCGCGGGCGGACCAGCTCGGCCCCGCCGCGCTGTACAGCCAGTATCATCACCTCATGGTCTTCGCTGGTCATACCGGGGAAGACGGTGCTCCCGATCAGAGCCGACCGCTCGGGGACGACGACTTCGGCCAACCCGGAGTCCCGCGAGAGGAGCACGTCGCCCAGCGCCGCTTTCTCGCCGTGCTCGCGCACCTCCACCCGCAGGTCGGCAGCCAGCCGGTCGACCTCGTGGCCGTCGCCGCGGACGAGGATCAGGTCGCCGGCCTCGAGCCGGTCGCGCTCGAGCGGTCGGTCATCTTCGTGATCGAGGAAAGCGACAGCGCGCACACCGACGTACGCGCTGATATCGAGCGCCTTGCGCGACGTACCGACGAGGGGTGAGGTGGCGGGCACCGCCAACTGGTGCAGTCCGTGCTCGAGGTTGTAGTGCTGCACAAGCGTGTGGGCGTGACCGCTGAAGTCGGCCGGGATCGACTCGCTCTTCCGCTCGGGCAGCAACCGCTGGCCGAGGAAGATGACGATGATGATCGACCCGATGAGCTGCGGCATGCCGAGAACGGACCAGGCGAAGAAGCCGATATGGCCGGCGCCGAACTCCTCGGCCTGCGTGGCGGCGATGACGTTGACCGGCGAACCGAGCATGGTGAGCTTGGCACCCTTCAGGCACGCCAGTGCGAGCGGGATCATCAGCTGCGACGGCGATATCCCTGTCCGGACTGCGATGATGACGGCGACCGGCAACAGGGCGGCGACGGCTCCGTTCATGCCGATCAGCCCGCTGAAGATCGCGGCGACGACCATGAGTGCGACCAACAGCGTGGTTTCGTTGGCGCCGCTGAGACGCAAGAGAAGTTGGCCTGCCCAAGCGCCGATCCCAGTCGTCTCGACTGCCACCGCGATGGCAAGCAGCGCGGCGATCAGGACCACCACCGGGTCACCGAAGCCGGTCAGAGCCTCTGGCATGGTGAGAACACCGGTGAAGTAGAGCGCCAGAGAGGCACCGACCGCGACGACGATCGCAGGCACCGGGTTCCAGGCGAACAGCACCAGCGCCAGGCCAATGATCGACAGCGTGATCGCA
Protein-coding regions in this window:
- a CDS encoding multidrug effflux MFS transporter, which produces MQIDPASFAFTLLLGFLAAVPYSGIDINLPALAATGATLDASASDVGLTMSAFMLSLATAPLIYGPISDRLGRKPILAFGLVLFIAASLACAKASSLPVLLLGRFVQGIGAAATATTFAIIRDLFDGNAARGKIANVMVMVNVATVIAPTAGAALLAVAGWRSIYAAQAGIGLLLLVVVMFRFAETATTDRSGRLALSAVIDSYRQVLTHPVSLPFILVGAAGGATVFAYVTGASLFFVGAVGLRPEQYGLIFSACSGAVMVGAFLDGQLGRRGVESARMLATGLTLSAAASTALLAMTLAGWMPTSLVVALLMTVALGFGFSVPNVMSATMQRLPEIAGAVSAAAGSIQLTAGAISSGLVALRFDGRTALSMTAVMAATSLLALVLYLLVARPAERRLPSQTIDPGVAVRSPTKT
- a CDS encoding SLC13 family permease translates to MNDIAITLSIIGLALVLFAWNPVPAIVVAVGASLALYFTGVLTMPEALTGFGDPVVVLIAALLAIAVAVETTGIGAWAGQLLLRLSGANETTLLVALMVVAAIFSGLIGMNGAVAALLPVAVIIAVRTGISPSQLMIPLALACLKGAKLTMLGSPVNVIAATQAEEFGAGHIGFFAWSVLGMPQLIGSIIIVIFLGQRLLPERKSESIPADFSGHAHTLVQHYNLEHGLHQLAVPATSPLVGTSRKALDISAYVGVRAVAFLDHEDDRPLERDRLEAGDLILVRGDGHEVDRLAADLRVEVREHGEKAALGDVLLSRDSGLAEVVVPERSALIGSTVFPGMTSEDHEVMILAVQRGGAELVRPRLTLRSGDHLLLQGSWPALERYLSSAQLLVIDSPDQVRTQAVALGRGTKRVFAILALLVVLLVFNITPAPIACFLCACLMVITGVVRLPQIYRGIDWNTVLLIGAMIAPARAMEKSGAAEMIGNQIVNLLGDFGPVAVLVGLFMAATLITQFISNTSTALVMMPIAFAAAGDMGVSALPMVMSVAMGASASFLTPFANGVSLMVYGPGGYKFGDFWRLGLVVLIWTLIVTVIVTPLYWPFH
- a CDS encoding alpha/beta hydrolase, translating into MIIRQLVQHEVIASRRALLGGLASSACVVALGGCASLGATGARYDASSLSVDPTLLVVTTRKPVSGARAKPWFGPERASTMTVARAKLVAPGDSRFSLAAAGLDDWRLDGVEPVSGDVGSLVAQAGGGPDVLIYVHGFKQTFETAALDAAHLSDGIRFRGQTMVFSWPSKAGLFDYAYDRDSAMWSRDGFERVLQSVVTSSSAGRVHIVAHSMGTMLTLESLRQLYARSGDAVAGRIGAVVFAAPDIDMDVFSSSINRIGPLSRKITVIAATNDRALALSGQIAGGMTRVGAAEKTVIEGLGVRVVDASEAGWGVINHDLFLSNAEVRQVIRRSIDSVAA